One Oscillospiraceae bacterium genomic region harbors:
- a CDS encoding glycosyltransferase: protein MVPIRVLQVMPAMDAGGMETFVMNVYRTIDRDKVQFDFLYHYDKPCFFDDEICTLGGNIYKMTVRQDNNLPRYLRELRELFAAHPEWRIIHGHYSGFGMFYNPVALRAGIPVRVGHSHNTAYEPNLVGRLDKLMSSRFNAGLTDRFACSQKAGEMLFGKSPFTVLPNGIDTARFAARDPQRRALLRGELGVADNEILFGHVGRFSAQKNHPGLLKIFAAVRARLPKARLVLLGGGEPGYIEEIQNLARRLGLGDSVIFAGVRSNMQGFYDAMDAFLLPSLFEGLPVVLVEAQTAGLPCFVADTVDKGAAFTDRVHFLPLQDEAAWANTIAGASLRRDPDARRKAVEAGYDIHHSAEILQEFYLRRYAEVTR from the coding sequence ATGGTACCCATCCGCGTTTTACAGGTCATGCCCGCCATGGACGCCGGCGGCATGGAGACTTTTGTGATGAACGTCTACCGCACCATCGACCGGGACAAGGTGCAGTTCGACTTTTTGTATCATTACGATAAGCCGTGCTTTTTTGACGATGAGATCTGCACATTAGGCGGCAATATCTACAAAATGACCGTGCGGCAGGACAATAACCTGCCCCGCTATCTGCGTGAACTGCGCGAGTTGTTCGCCGCCCACCCGGAGTGGCGCATTATCCACGGCCATTACAGCGGCTTTGGCATGTTTTACAACCCCGTGGCACTCCGGGCGGGCATCCCTGTGCGGGTGGGCCACAGCCACAACACTGCCTATGAGCCGAACCTGGTGGGCCGGCTGGATAAGCTCATGAGCAGCCGCTTCAACGCAGGCCTGACCGACCGCTTCGCCTGCAGCCAGAAGGCCGGGGAGATGCTGTTTGGCAAAAGCCCCTTCACCGTGCTGCCCAACGGCATTGACACGGCCCGCTTTGCCGCCCGCGACCCGCAGCGCCGCGCCTTGCTGCGCGGGGAACTGGGCGTAGCGGATAACGAAATTTTATTTGGCCATGTAGGGCGGTTCTCGGCGCAGAAAAACCACCCTGGGCTGTTGAAAATTTTTGCCGCTGTGCGCGCCCGTCTGCCCAAAGCCCGCCTGGTGCTGCTGGGCGGCGGCGAGCCCGGCTACATAGAAGAGATACAAAACCTGGCCCGTAGGTTGGGCCTTGGCGACAGCGTGATCTTTGCCGGAGTGCGCAGCAACATGCAGGGCTTTTACGACGCCATGGACGCCTTTTTGCTGCCCAGCCTGTTTGAGGGCCTGCCCGTGGTGCTGGTAGAGGCTCAGACCGCCGGACTGCCCTGCTTTGTGGCCGACACCGTGGACAAGGGCGCCGCCTTTACCGACCGCGTGCATTTTTTGCCGCTGCAGGATGAAGCCGCCTGGGCGAACACCATCGCCGGGGCCAGCCTGCGCCGCGACCCGGACGCCCGCCGCAAGGCCGTGGAGGCCGGGTATGACATCCACCACAGCGCCGAAATTTTGCAGGAGTTCTACCTGCGCCGCTATGCCGAGGTGACCCGATGA
- a CDS encoding FeoB-associated Cys-rich membrane protein yields MASAIIVVVIFVLLALAILFICQNGGWQGGCGGNCASCHQHCSDKEKQEKKK; encoded by the coding sequence ATGGCAAGTGCGATCATTGTAGTGGTAATTTTTGTGCTGCTGGCGCTGGCAATCCTGTTTATCTGCCAGAACGGCGGCTGGCAGGGTGGCTGCGGCGGCAACTGCGCCAGCTGTCACCAGCATTGCAGCGATAAAGAAAAACAGGAAAAGAAGAAGTAA
- a CDS encoding sodium:alanine symporter family protein: protein MTIFTAAIEQASDILWNSLLLFLLVGTGVFFTIRLRGVQLRRFGEGFHRVFGNFTLRGKKADDQGMSSFQALATAIAAQVGTGNITGCATALVSGGPGALFWVWVSAFFGMATIYAEAVLAQRYRTTVNGKVTGGPAYYIRAAFKGTFGKVLAGVFSVLIILALGFMGNMVQSNSIGDAFHNAFGMSHLAVGIVVALIAAFIFLGGVQRIAAVTEKIVPIMAAFYIVGCVVILVMNYKALPNAFTQIFVLAFNPQAMAGGVAGVTVQQAMRFGVARGLFSNEAGMGSTPHAHALAKVNHPREQGAVAILGVFIDTFVVLTLTGLVLITSGLIPEGLTGTSLTQAAFSQAFGGFGPVFIAICMFFFAFSTIIGWYFFGQSNFKALFGEKALPVYSVIVVVFILVGSTLKVDLVWAMADFFNGLMAVPNLLALLALSGVVAAIDKE, encoded by the coding sequence ATGACAATTTTTACGGCGGCCATTGAGCAGGCCAGCGATATTCTGTGGAATTCACTGCTGTTGTTCCTGCTGGTCGGCACCGGCGTGTTTTTCACCATCCGGCTGCGGGGCGTACAGCTACGCCGCTTTGGCGAGGGGTTCCACCGCGTTTTCGGCAACTTCACCCTGCGGGGCAAAAAGGCCGATGACCAGGGAATGAGCAGCTTCCAGGCATTAGCCACGGCCATTGCGGCCCAGGTGGGCACCGGCAACATCACCGGCTGCGCCACGGCGCTGGTCAGCGGCGGCCCGGGCGCGCTGTTCTGGGTGTGGGTATCGGCGTTCTTCGGCATGGCGACGATTTACGCCGAGGCCGTGCTGGCCCAGCGTTATCGCACCACCGTCAACGGCAAAGTCACCGGCGGCCCGGCGTACTACATCCGCGCGGCGTTCAAGGGCACCTTTGGCAAGGTGCTGGCGGGCGTATTCTCGGTACTTATTATTCTGGCGCTGGGCTTCATGGGCAACATGGTACAGTCCAACTCCATCGGTGATGCGTTCCATAACGCCTTTGGCATGAGCCATCTGGCCGTGGGCATTGTCGTAGCCTTGATCGCAGCGTTCATCTTCCTGGGCGGCGTGCAGCGCATTGCCGCTGTGACCGAAAAGATCGTGCCCATCATGGCGGCGTTTTACATTGTGGGCTGCGTGGTGATCCTGGTCATGAACTACAAGGCGCTGCCCAATGCCTTTACGCAGATCTTTGTGCTGGCGTTCAACCCGCAGGCGATGGCCGGCGGCGTGGCCGGTGTGACCGTGCAGCAGGCGATGCGCTTTGGCGTGGCCCGCGGCCTGTTCTCCAATGAGGCCGGCATGGGCTCGACCCCGCACGCCCACGCACTGGCTAAGGTCAACCACCCGCGTGAGCAGGGCGCCGTGGCCATCCTGGGCGTGTTCATCGACACCTTCGTGGTGCTGACCCTGACCGGCCTGGTGCTCATCACCTCCGGCCTGATCCCCGAGGGGCTGACCGGCACCTCCCTGACCCAGGCAGCGTTCAGCCAGGCGTTCGGCGGGTTCGGTCCAGTGTTTATCGCCATCTGCATGTTCTTCTTCGCGTTCTCCACCATCATTGGGTGGTACTTCTTCGGCCAGTCCAACTTCAAGGCCCTGTTTGGTGAGAAAGCCCTGCCGGTGTACAGCGTCATCGTAGTGGTGTTCATTTTGGTCGGCTCTACGCTGAAAGTGGACCTTGTGTGGGCCATGGCGGACTTCTTCAACGGCCTGATGGCCGTGCCCAACCTGCTGGCACTGCTGGCACTTTCGGGGGTTGTGGCGGCCATTGATAAGGAATGA
- a CDS encoding polyphosphate kinase 2 family protein: MKADSYRFDGSGKCRLDKLATNSKADGIDKEKILAKTTENLQKMAALQDAFYADGREGLIFVLQAMDAAGKDSTIKHVMSGLNPQGVQVTSFKQPNSEELKHDFLWRVNKALPARGSIAIFNRSYYEDVLVVQLHDLQKGYQMAPRVLEQDKDEFFAQRYRQIRHYEQYLYENSYRVVKIFLHVSKNEQKKRFLERIDNPAKNWKFSASDLAERAYFDDYQRLYEQVIDATAAKEAPWYALPADQKWYTRYLVSEIVVDALEHTSHNYPVLSTEAQQNLQDCRTRLEAENS, translated from the coding sequence ATGAAAGCGGATTCCTATCGTTTTGACGGCAGCGGCAAGTGCCGACTGGACAAACTGGCTACCAACAGCAAGGCCGACGGGATCGACAAAGAGAAAATTCTGGCAAAGACCACCGAAAACCTGCAAAAAATGGCCGCTTTGCAGGACGCCTTTTATGCCGACGGCCGCGAAGGACTGATCTTCGTTTTGCAGGCCATGGACGCCGCCGGCAAGGACAGCACCATCAAACATGTGATGTCCGGCCTGAACCCCCAGGGCGTGCAGGTGACCAGTTTTAAACAACCTAACAGCGAAGAGTTGAAACACGACTTCCTGTGGCGGGTCAACAAGGCACTGCCCGCCCGCGGGTCCATCGCCATTTTCAACCGCAGCTACTACGAGGATGTGCTGGTGGTCCAGCTGCACGACCTGCAAAAAGGCTACCAGATGGCCCCGCGTGTGCTGGAGCAGGACAAGGACGAGTTTTTCGCCCAGCGCTACCGCCAGATCCGCCATTACGAGCAGTATCTTTATGAGAACAGCTACCGCGTGGTGAAGATCTTCCTGCATGTGTCCAAAAACGAGCAGAAAAAGCGCTTTTTGGAGCGCATCGATAACCCCGCTAAAAACTGGAAGTTCTCCGCCAGCGACCTGGCCGAGCGCGCCTATTTCGACGATTATCAACGCCTGTACGAGCAGGTCATCGATGCCACCGCCGCCAAGGAGGCCCCGTGGTACGCCCTGCCCGCCGACCAGAAATGGTACACGCGGTATCTCGTGAGTGAAATTGTAGTAGACGCGCTGGAGCATACCAGCCACAACTACCCCGTTTTGAGCACCGAAGCGCAGCAGAACTTGCAGGACTGCCGCACCCGATTGGAGGCCGAGAACAGCTGA
- a CDS encoding RNA polymerase sigma factor has product MQTEQDLEKLVRTYTPALLRYCTGILGSEHDAQDAVQQTFIKAWQRRHTLREGENNIRAWLYRIAYRTALDMLRAAKRAANYPTPQPLEQDPGISDELRAALNALSPLDRALMLERVLDGMDYAALARIHGLPAPYLRTRYSRAKAKLAATLKEGEHDDL; this is encoded by the coding sequence ATGCAGACAGAGCAGGATCTGGAAAAACTTGTCCGCACCTACACCCCGGCGCTGCTGCGCTACTGCACCGGCATCCTGGGCAGTGAACATGACGCCCAGGACGCCGTGCAGCAAACCTTTATCAAGGCCTGGCAGCGCCGCCACACCCTGCGCGAGGGTGAAAATAACATCCGCGCCTGGCTGTACCGCATTGCCTACCGTACGGCGCTGGACATGCTGCGGGCAGCCAAACGCGCCGCCAACTACCCCACTCCGCAGCCGTTGGAGCAGGACCCCGGCATCAGCGACGAACTGCGCGCCGCCTTAAACGCGCTGTCCCCCCTGGACCGTGCCCTGATGCTGGAGCGGGTGCTGGACGGCATGGACTACGCCGCGCTGGCGCGCATCCACGGGCTGCCCGCGCCCTACTTACGCACCCGCTACAGCCGGGCCAAAGCCAAACTGGCCGCCACTTTAAAGGAGGGTGAACACGATGACCTTTGA